Proteins from one Mycteria americana isolate JAX WOST 10 ecotype Jacksonville Zoo and Gardens chromosome 1, USCA_MyAme_1.0, whole genome shotgun sequence genomic window:
- the LSM8 gene encoding LSM8 homolog, U6 small nuclear RNA associated — protein sequence MTSALENYINRTVAVITSDGRMIVGTLKGFDQTINLILDESHERVFSSSQGVEQVVLGLYIVRGDNVAVIGEIDEETDSALDLGNIRAEPLNSVVH from the exons ATGACCTCTGCCTTGGAGAATTACATTAACC GTACTGTTGCAGTAATTACTTCTGATGGAAGAATGATTGTG GGAACCCTCAAAGGTTTTGATCAGACCATTAACTTGATTTTGGATGAAAGCCATGAACGAGTGTTCAGTTCTTCACAAGGAGTTGAGCAAGTAGTGCTGGGATTATACATCGTAAGAGGTGATAATGT TGCTGTCATTGGTGAAATTGATGAAGAGACAGATTCAGCTCTTGACTTGGGGAATATTCGAGCAGAACCTTTAAACTCAGTTGTGCATTGA